One genomic segment of Chitinophaga sancti includes these proteins:
- a CDS encoding cyclic peptide export ABC transporter, with protein MKQLLKLILPVTGRKGVLKYMLLGVVTGLCGFTFINSVTRIIGIMIADNFAVIKIEYVIIFMAVILVYVWSRRALALTSMSLSLRITWTLRKQILSLVLRAHYWQVVGRIPRIQTAIMNDVGALTNASLNAIDFCISIIVALSCFVYLATISIVLFAITAVVAMIGVTVYYISSRRNIANLQRSRRLENEFQANFNSILNGFKEIYIEPAKGNYIYEEKICTNANESYKHSVWASAGFINNQMIGQVLFYLLVTAVLLVFSVLLKIKPAEVVSFIFTLLYLQGSIEAIMVQLPVLARARVAAEQLLGLRAELEEVGTRDSLQYTHRFNEPFEKLTVSKLTFGYNTVSSGFHVGPVTFEARKGETIFIYGSNGSGKTTFIYALLSLYMPDNGTIAFNDTLIDETNYEEYKRLFAVIFSNFYLFNEILTIESPDREKWDNYLHLFELEGKVKLEGNSFSTVDLSTGQRKRLALIVALLERKPLLILDEWAADQDPYFRKKFYTVILPLLNQEGFTIIAITHDDKYYPLAHKLYSMHDGKLTQIDLEAYRRAEQHDEKSMLAN; from the coding sequence GTGAAGCAATTACTGAAATTGATATTGCCGGTAACAGGCAGGAAAGGCGTCCTGAAGTATATGCTGTTAGGCGTCGTGACAGGGTTATGCGGGTTCACTTTTATTAATAGCGTAACCAGGATAATAGGCATTATGATCGCTGATAACTTCGCTGTTATCAAAATAGAATACGTGATCATATTCATGGCTGTTATCCTGGTATATGTCTGGTCCAGGAGGGCGTTGGCACTGACGAGTATGAGTCTGTCCCTGCGCATCACCTGGACCCTGCGAAAGCAGATATTGTCCCTGGTATTAAGGGCACACTACTGGCAGGTGGTAGGAAGGATACCCCGCATACAAACAGCTATTATGAATGATGTGGGGGCATTGACAAATGCCTCCTTAAATGCTATTGACTTTTGTATTTCCATCATTGTCGCTTTGTCTTGCTTTGTTTACCTGGCTACCATTTCCATTGTGCTCTTTGCTATTACAGCGGTTGTGGCTATGATTGGTGTAACGGTGTATTATATTTCATCGCGGAGAAATATTGCCAACCTGCAGCGCTCACGCCGGCTGGAAAATGAATTTCAGGCAAACTTCAATAGTATCCTGAACGGCTTCAAAGAAATTTACATAGAGCCGGCTAAAGGGAATTATATCTACGAGGAAAAGATATGCACCAATGCCAATGAATCTTACAAGCACAGCGTCTGGGCATCTGCAGGCTTCATCAATAACCAGATGATAGGACAGGTGCTCTTCTACCTGCTGGTAACTGCGGTATTGCTTGTATTCAGTGTGTTGCTGAAAATCAAACCGGCTGAAGTAGTCAGTTTTATATTCACACTGCTTTATCTGCAGGGTTCCATTGAAGCCATCATGGTGCAGCTGCCGGTACTTGCAAGGGCAAGAGTGGCAGCAGAACAGCTGTTGGGCCTCCGGGCAGAACTGGAAGAAGTAGGTACACGCGATTCGTTGCAATACACCCATCGTTTTAATGAACCTTTTGAAAAGCTGACCGTCAGTAAACTCACTTTTGGATATAATACGGTATCATCAGGTTTTCATGTAGGACCTGTAACCTTTGAGGCCAGAAAGGGGGAGACGATTTTCATTTATGGCAGTAATGGTAGTGGTAAGACCACCTTCATCTACGCCCTGCTCAGTCTGTATATGCCCGACAATGGAACTATTGCCTTCAATGATACGTTGATAGATGAAACTAATTACGAGGAATATAAACGATTGTTTGCCGTTATTTTTAGTAACTTTTATCTGTTTAATGAAATCCTCACTATTGAATCGCCAGACCGGGAAAAATGGGATAATTATCTCCACCTCTTTGAGCTGGAAGGAAAGGTAAAACTGGAGGGCAATAGTTTTTCCACAGTTGACCTGTCTACAGGACAAAGAAAACGGCTGGCACTGATTGTTGCACTGCTTGAAAGGAAGCCATTGCTGATCCTGGATGAGTGGGCAGCTGATCAGGATCCTTATTTCAGAAAGAAATTCTATACAGTCATTTTACCACTGCTGAATCAGGAAGGATTTACTATTATTGCTATTACGCATGATGACAAGTATTACCCATTAGCCCACAAACTTTACAGCATGCATGATGGTAAACTGACACAGATAGACCTTGAAGCCTACCGCCGTGCCGAACAGCATGATGAGAAAAGTATGTTAGCAAATTAA
- a CDS encoding penicillin acylase family protein: MKRFNVESIFPLIALIILTYALAMSFFGMPPLGKFLDPFIGVVQNEAADSSLKGISKYSVTAPVNVFYDNRGVPHIFAENTEDLYFAQGYVTASLRLWQMDFISYAAAGRLSEIVNEGLLDYDRTQRRIGMLESAKSALALMQQDTTTINAIRAYTKGVNAYISQLGYRQWPLEYKVLNYPPEPWTELKTVLVMKNMGNMLSGYEEDFNMTNLMLSMGEQQFNKYFPGIVPDISPIVKEKGGRPNPALAFEKKPTYLNSAFVSSGTLLNANTWNPQLGSNSWVLSGKKTKTGYPILCNDPHLNFSMPAIWLEMQLSAPGMNVYGVCVPGSPAVIIGFNEHIAWGITNGCDDVKDWYKLKITNDYRKYEMDGQWINLPYRIEVIKRRNRAPFYDTVYQTIQGPVVYSGSFTGSNGTQANHALRWSLHIPSNEVLTYIKLNRAQNYQDYRDAIKNYSCPVLNFSYADKAGNIAVNHQGAIAVKWPGQGRFVLDGTTREHLYTANIPSDSLPQEHNPADGILFSANQHPTDNNYPYYYNGYYAENRANRIRQLLEHTDSANVQSMMKMQLDNVSYFSAETLPVLLQYMQGRQLSVQGQRALDSMQHWKATYTLNDNMALLYNLWWKRIKDYTWDEFHSFSFQSRVPDDHILLAMLRHEPDNDYFDQQLSNVHEDAGDVVYAAFKDAIELRDSIAAKRGGPQWGNYNQVSMGHMLNISKLGVRKQPSAGAPDAIDAVSATWGPSWRMIVQLGERPQAWGIYPGGESGNPGSRYYDNFVTDWNKGSYYPLQFFISATEAGKNTTRKWILK, encoded by the coding sequence ATGAAGAGATTCAATGTTGAGTCTATATTTCCTTTGATCGCCCTGATCATTCTTACTTATGCACTTGCAATGTCGTTTTTCGGAATGCCGCCATTGGGAAAGTTCCTGGATCCATTCATAGGCGTCGTACAGAATGAGGCAGCAGATAGCAGCTTAAAGGGTATCAGCAAATATAGTGTTACTGCGCCTGTCAACGTATTTTATGACAACAGGGGAGTACCGCACATATTCGCAGAGAATACGGAGGACCTGTATTTCGCACAGGGATATGTAACTGCCAGCCTGCGGTTATGGCAGATGGATTTTATCAGTTATGCGGCAGCAGGAAGGCTTTCTGAAATAGTCAATGAAGGGTTGCTGGACTATGACCGTACACAACGCCGTATAGGTATGCTGGAGTCTGCAAAGTCAGCCCTGGCGCTGATGCAGCAGGATACAACGACCATCAATGCAATACGCGCTTATACAAAAGGAGTAAATGCCTACATCAGTCAACTTGGTTACAGGCAGTGGCCACTGGAGTATAAAGTGCTCAATTACCCTCCCGAACCCTGGACAGAACTGAAAACAGTACTGGTCATGAAAAACATGGGTAACATGTTATCCGGTTATGAGGAAGATTTTAATATGACCAACCTGATGCTGTCGATGGGGGAGCAGCAATTCAATAAATATTTTCCTGGTATTGTGCCGGATATCAGCCCGATCGTGAAAGAAAAGGGTGGTCGTCCTAATCCGGCACTGGCTTTTGAAAAAAAACCAACGTACCTGAATAGTGCATTTGTATCATCAGGCACATTATTGAACGCAAATACATGGAATCCTCAATTAGGTAGTAACAGCTGGGTACTCTCAGGCAAAAAAACGAAAACAGGATATCCCATCTTATGCAATGATCCGCATCTGAATTTCAGCATGCCGGCTATCTGGCTGGAAATGCAGCTATCTGCTCCCGGAATGAATGTATATGGCGTTTGTGTACCGGGATCACCGGCAGTGATCATCGGCTTCAATGAGCATATCGCGTGGGGTATTACCAATGGTTGTGATGATGTAAAGGACTGGTACAAGCTGAAGATCACAAACGACTACCGGAAGTATGAAATGGATGGACAATGGATCAACCTGCCTTACCGCATTGAAGTAATCAAAAGACGTAACCGGGCGCCGTTTTATGATACTGTATACCAGACTATCCAGGGACCGGTAGTATATTCCGGCTCATTTACCGGTTCAAATGGAACACAGGCGAACCATGCCTTGAGATGGAGCCTGCATATACCATCCAATGAAGTGCTCACATATATTAAGCTGAACCGCGCGCAGAATTACCAGGATTACAGGGACGCAATAAAAAATTACAGTTGCCCGGTATTAAACTTCTCTTATGCTGATAAGGCAGGCAATATTGCGGTGAACCATCAGGGAGCCATCGCCGTCAAATGGCCAGGACAGGGTAGATTTGTACTGGATGGTACTACCCGTGAACATCTGTATACAGCCAATATTCCCTCCGACAGTCTGCCACAGGAACATAATCCTGCAGATGGTATCTTGTTTTCTGCCAATCAGCATCCTACAGACAATAACTACCCTTATTACTACAATGGATATTATGCAGAGAACAGGGCTAACCGCATCAGGCAATTGCTGGAACATACCGATAGTGCGAATGTGCAAAGTATGATGAAGATGCAGCTGGACAATGTTAGCTATTTTTCGGCGGAGACACTCCCTGTTTTGTTGCAATATATGCAGGGGCGGCAGCTTTCTGTACAGGGCCAGCGTGCACTTGACAGTATGCAGCACTGGAAGGCGACGTACACGCTCAATGATAATATGGCTTTATTGTATAATCTCTGGTGGAAAAGGATCAAAGATTATACATGGGACGAATTCCATAGCTTCTCTTTCCAGTCCCGCGTACCGGATGACCACATCTTGCTGGCGATGCTCCGGCATGAACCAGACAACGATTATTTCGATCAGCAGTTAAGTAATGTGCATGAGGACGCAGGAGATGTAGTGTATGCCGCTTTTAAAGATGCCATTGAGCTACGTGACAGCATTGCTGCTAAAAGAGGAGGCCCGCAATGGGGCAACTACAACCAGGTATCGATGGGCCATATGTTAAACATATCAAAGTTAGGAGTAAGAAAACAGCCCTCAGCTGGTGCTCCGGATGCTATTGACGCTGTTTCTGCTACCTGGGGGCCTTCATGGAGAATGATTGTCCAACTGGGAGAGCGGCCACAGGCATGGGGCATTTACCCGGGAGGAGAATCGGGAAATCCGGGAAGCAGGTATTACGACAACTTTGTCACTGACTGGAATAAAGGCTCCTATTATCCGCTGCAATTCTTCATATCGGCGACAGAAGCCGGGAAAAACACAACACGGAAATGGATACTAAAGTAA
- a CDS encoding MBL fold metallo-hydrolase produces the protein MKSTIWYTKPNLVIEPLFDRWYAWSHLVSPATAAMNVVGRHLKIMNSYIQSPQIHAAAVQNPKMLGGPFMDYKRPRVEDIKKLKVATTEKQANLIQFAEAIKELDEMLKKHAKGYALETLYEKVPDILKGYVELIYDLNNNPSFRFFESLLYNSEFYNKNSQSIALWITDNDERPFCLSTARLDEPNVLHLDVPFDHPGIDALSRMKREGGSIDDIAALLGVKEEDRALFDTFFTQESQPTYKKYNGPNARMRYFGHACILVETRDISILVDPLISYYGYQSSVNHFSDIDLPDEIDYVLITHNHQDHILFETLLPLRHKVKNIIVPRTTTGALQDPNLRMVFNHAGFKNVKEIDEMEEISFENCVIKGIPFTGEHSDLNIQTKTCFHVSVGDFTFLFAADSRIVEGKLYEHVHRVIGDVDVIFLGMECDGAPLTWLYGPLLTEDLARDKDQSRRLSGSNFEKGMHLINVFNPKEAYVYAMGQEPWLEFISTVRYTEESNPIIQSNLLVEECHKRGIIAERLYGEKEILYNFEERSEAKEAALADSNQ, from the coding sequence ATGAAAAGCACTATTTGGTACACTAAACCAAACTTAGTAATTGAACCTTTGTTTGACAGATGGTATGCCTGGTCACATCTCGTTTCACCCGCTACAGCCGCTATGAATGTAGTTGGCAGACATCTGAAGATCATGAATTCCTACATTCAGTCGCCACAGATCCACGCAGCTGCAGTGCAGAATCCTAAAATGCTGGGTGGCCCGTTCATGGATTATAAACGCCCACGTGTAGAAGACATCAAGAAGCTAAAGGTGGCTACAACAGAGAAACAGGCTAACCTGATTCAATTCGCAGAAGCCATTAAGGAACTGGATGAAATGCTGAAAAAGCATGCAAAGGGCTACGCCCTCGAAACCCTTTATGAGAAAGTGCCTGATATTCTTAAGGGCTATGTGGAACTGATCTATGACCTGAATAATAACCCTTCTTTCAGGTTTTTTGAATCTCTGCTGTACAACAGTGAGTTTTATAACAAAAATTCTCAGAGTATCGCATTATGGATCACAGATAACGACGAACGTCCATTCTGTCTGAGTACTGCCCGTCTTGATGAACCAAATGTACTCCACCTGGATGTACCATTTGATCATCCTGGTATTGATGCGTTGAGCAGAATGAAGCGCGAAGGTGGCTCAATTGACGATATCGCTGCATTGCTGGGCGTAAAAGAAGAAGATAGAGCCCTCTTTGATACTTTCTTTACACAGGAGTCACAACCCACTTACAAGAAATATAACGGACCCAATGCAAGAATGCGTTATTTTGGTCATGCATGTATCCTGGTGGAAACAAGGGATATCAGTATTCTGGTAGATCCGCTGATCAGTTATTATGGTTACCAGTCCAGCGTAAACCACTTCTCTGATATAGATCTGCCGGACGAGATTGACTATGTGCTGATCACACACAATCACCAGGATCATATTTTGTTTGAGACCTTGCTTCCATTAAGACATAAAGTGAAAAACATCATTGTGCCAAGAACAACCACTGGTGCCCTGCAGGATCCAAACCTCAGAATGGTATTTAACCATGCCGGGTTTAAGAATGTAAAGGAAATAGATGAAATGGAAGAGATCAGTTTTGAAAACTGCGTGATTAAAGGTATTCCTTTCACAGGGGAACACAGTGACCTGAACATTCAAACCAAAACCTGTTTCCATGTGTCTGTAGGTGACTTTACCTTCTTGTTTGCAGCTGATTCCAGAATCGTGGAAGGTAAACTGTATGAGCACGTACACCGTGTGATCGGGGATGTGGATGTCATCTTCCTGGGAATGGAATGTGATGGTGCACCACTGACATGGTTATATGGACCATTGTTGACGGAAGACCTGGCAAGGGATAAGGATCAGTCAAGAAGACTGTCAGGATCTAACTTTGAAAAGGGTATGCACCTGATCAATGTATTCAATCCGAAAGAAGCGTATGTATATGCAATGGGTCAGGAACCATGGCTGGAATTTATCAGCACAGTGAGATATACAGAAGAATCCAATCCAATTATACAATCCAACTTACTGGTAGAAGAGTGTCATAAACGTGGCATTATCGCAGAGCGCCTGTATGGTGAAAAGGAGATCCTGTATAACTTCGAAGAGCGCAGTGAGGCGAAGGAAGCGGCATTGGCAGATAGTAACCAGTAA
- a CDS encoding thioesterase II family protein, with protein MKKTQLFLLHFAGGNCYSFDFLKPLLKNFEIVALELPGRGKRLSESLLIEFDDAANDIYNQVLQQLNSPAFMIYGHSMGAYLALKVGHMLEHKGCKPASLIVSGNIGPHAGSEKKKRYLMDRANFLKELELLGGVPPDILENEEYFEYFEPILRADFQVAEEHGLDERYIVSAPIYAIMGTEEEKVEQIANWGHYTKSWFQSEVLAGGHFFIHEHAERLAGIINYCHKKIARLQHF; from the coding sequence ATGAAAAAAACTCAATTGTTCCTGCTCCATTTCGCCGGAGGAAATTGTTATTCCTTTGATTTTTTAAAACCGCTGTTGAAAAACTTTGAAATAGTAGCATTAGAACTGCCTGGCAGGGGGAAACGGTTATCTGAATCGCTGCTTATCGAATTTGATGATGCCGCAAATGATATATACAACCAGGTATTGCAGCAGCTCAACAGCCCGGCATTCATGATTTATGGCCATAGTATGGGCGCCTACCTGGCACTGAAAGTAGGGCATATGCTGGAGCATAAGGGTTGTAAACCCGCCAGCCTCATTGTAAGTGGCAATATCGGCCCACATGCCGGTAGTGAAAAGAAGAAGAGGTATCTGATGGATCGTGCAAACTTCCTGAAGGAGCTGGAACTACTTGGTGGTGTACCACCGGATATCCTCGAAAATGAAGAATATTTCGAGTACTTCGAACCTATCTTAAGAGCAGATTTCCAGGTAGCGGAAGAACATGGTTTAGATGAACGCTATATCGTGAGTGCACCCATTTATGCCATCATGGGTACGGAAGAAGAGAAAGTAGAACAGATTGCAAACTGGGGCCATTATACAAAATCCTGGTTCCAGAGTGAAGTCCTGGCAGGCGGGCATTTTTTTATCCACGAACATGCTGAAAGATTAGCTGGCATCATTAATTATTGTCATAAGAAAATTGCGCGGCTTCAGCATTTTTAA